The following are encoded in a window of Fusarium falciforme chromosome 11, complete sequence genomic DNA:
- a CDS encoding AB hydrolase-1 domain-containing protein: MKLSTNLLFAQALWGSASQAQQIPPAVPFSTDFNSSFALTPAQIKAAGLSETIASSINAIVNFDRSNLANGGPRQDDFYTLPPKRANLRPGQVLKVQEVTDPEPFNIASGSSLSRILYTTRDINGTVIPASAYILWPFIPRQFDGEPKGKAPVVLWAHGTSGFFADAGPSAFRTLQYDDKMPNHLVQAGYAVVAPDYAGLGLEKSWDGSTIPHQYFAMPAAGQDTLYAMEAALEAFGKRLSGKFAVAGHSQGGGVAWSAAELLASGKKNAFKHLIKGYVGTISFAPITETLPSPNFASTVGMRVSSIFPDFTLDQWLRPLAIARIKLFAQIQGGASVFQQLFLTEPGDALAKPGWYNSSYHAQAFEKIGNVGKKPFAGPMLVVQGPEDVFAVEAITNKTVTETCKLYPDNALEYMVVDELGHTPIITAARLLWMNWLEERFTGKKVVGCKRTSVEGWLGKGKHFTGSNSYSQWAGAPEYRYQNAGSI, from the coding sequence ATGAAACTTTCGACAAATCTACTTTTCGCTCAGGCTCTCTGGGGCTCAGCTTCCCAAGCGCAGCAGATCCCTCCAGCTGTTCCTTTCTCAACAGACTTCAACTCTTCCTTTGCCTTGACTCCTGCTCAGATCAAAGCTGCAGGGCTGTCTGAAACGATTGCATCCAGCATCAATGCCATCGTCAACTTTGATCGATCCAACCTCGCAAACGGCGGACCCAGACAAGATGACTTTTACACTCTTCCCCCAAAGAGAGCCAATCTGCGACCTGGCCAGGTCCTCAAGGTTCAGGAAGTCACGGACCCGGAGCCTTTCAACATCGCCTCCGGGTCATCTCTTAGCAGGATTTTGTACACCACCCGGGACATCAACGGCACCGTCATTCCTGCTAGTGCTTACATCCTGTGGCCCTTTATCCCACGTCAATTCGACGGTGAACCCAAAGGCAAGGCCCCTGTCGTGCTCTGGGCCCACGGTACATCGGGATTCTTTGCCGACGCAGGACCATCCGCATTCCGCACTCTGCAATACGACGACAAAATGCCCAACCATCTCGTGCAGGCAGGTTACGCCGTCGTTGCACCAGACTATGCTGGACTCGGACTGGAAAAGTCTTGGGATGGAAGCACAATTCCGCACCAGTACTTTGCCATGCCCGCAGCTGGTCAAGACACCCTATATGCCATGGAAGCCGCACTTGAAGCATTTGGAAAGCGACTGAGCGGCAAGTTTGCTGTCGCTGGACATAGTCAAGGCGGCGGTGTAGCATGGAGTGCGGCTGAACTGCTTGCTTCTGGCAAGAAAAACGCTTTCAAGCATCTCATCAAGGGATATGTCGGAACCATCTCGTTTGCTCCCATCACTGAAACGTTGCCAAGTCCGAATTTCGCTAGCACTGTCGGGATGCGCGTGTCAAGCATCTTTCCGGATTTTACTCTCGATCAATGGCTTCGGCCCCTGGCCATTGCTAGAATCAAGCTGTTTGCTCAAATCCAAGGAGGAGCCTCTGTGTTTCAGCAACTCTTCCTCACTGAGCCGGGAGATGCTCTTGCCAAGCCAGGCTGGTATAACTCGTCGTACCATGCTCAAGCGTTTGAGAAAATTGGCAACGTTGGGAAGAAGCCGTTTGCAGGGCCCATGCTGGTGGTGCAGGGTCCCGAGGACGTTTTCGCTGTAGAGGCAATCACGAATAAGACTGTGACCGAAACGTGCAAGCTGTACCCAGACAATGCTCTTGAGTATATGGTTGTGGATGAGCTTGGTCATACTCCGATTATTACGGCGGCTAGGCTGTTGTGGATGAACTGGCTTGAAGAGAGGTTCACGGGAAAGAAGGTGGTCGGATGTAAGAGGACTTCAGTTGAAGGATGGCTTGGCAAAGGAAAGCACTTCACGGGCAGCAACTCTTACTCTCAATGGGCTGGAGCGCCGGAGTATAGGTATCAGAATGCTGGTTCTATATGA